From the Gramella sp. Hel_I_59 genome, one window contains:
- the trpC gene encoding indole-3-glycerol phosphate synthase TrpC — translation MNILDKIVADKRREVSLKKSIFPVEQLENSILFQRNPVSLADKLRNSSSGIIAEHKRRSPSKQVINHDLNVQDVASGYEDAGVCGMSVLTDGKYFGGSLEDLLYTRAVVEMPVLRKDFMIDDYQILEAKAFGADVVLLIAAVLPTEELKRLATFARNLGMDVLLEVHDLEELENSIEANVDMIGVNNRNLKTFEVSIQNSKDLSRHIPDEFVKVSESGISDPKVIAELKDYGYQGFLVGENFMRTEDPGKAAKDFINEINKKS, via the coding sequence ATGAATATTCTAGATAAAATTGTTGCTGATAAACGTCGGGAAGTAAGCCTGAAAAAGTCGATTTTCCCGGTAGAACAGCTCGAAAATTCGATTTTATTTCAAAGAAATCCGGTTTCACTGGCTGACAAACTAAGAAATTCCAGCAGCGGTATCATTGCAGAACACAAAAGAAGATCACCGTCTAAGCAGGTCATCAACCACGATCTTAATGTACAGGATGTGGCGAGTGGTTATGAGGATGCCGGAGTCTGTGGTATGTCTGTCCTTACCGATGGTAAATATTTTGGAGGTTCTCTGGAAGATCTTTTATACACCAGGGCTGTAGTAGAAATGCCGGTCTTGCGAAAGGATTTCATGATAGATGACTACCAGATTCTTGAGGCTAAAGCTTTTGGAGCAGATGTAGTTTTGCTTATTGCGGCGGTATTACCGACTGAAGAATTAAAACGCCTGGCAACTTTTGCGAGAAATCTTGGAATGGATGTTTTACTGGAAGTACACGATCTTGAGGAACTTGAGAATTCGATTGAAGCGAATGTGGACATGATCGGGGTGAATAACCGGAACCTCAAAACATTTGAAGTTAGCATCCAGAACTCCAAAGATCTATCCAGGCATATACCAGACGAATTCGTGAAAGTATCAGAAAGTGGAATTAGCGACCCAAAAGTAATCGCAGAACTTAAAGATTATGGATATCAGGGTTTTCTGGTTGGAGAAAATTTTATGAGAACAGAAGATCCCGGGAAGGCAGCGAAAGATTTTATAAACGAAATTAATAAGAAGTCATAA
- the trpD gene encoding anthranilate phosphoribosyltransferase yields MKDLLNRLISHETITTSEAKQAIFNISEGRYSETQIAAFLTVYMMRSITIQELEGFRDALLELCVKVDLKDYNTVDLCGTGGDGKDTFNISTTASFVTAGAGVKVSKHGNYGVSSVSGSSNVMEYLGIKFSSEQGFLQKTLEEANICILHAPLFHPAMKNVAPVRKSLAVKTFFNMLGPMVNPAFPKNQLVGVFSLELARMYAYLYQNTDKNYTILHALDGYDEISLTCETKSIRNDSESMLKPEDFGVSELQQSQIAGGGSIESSAEILTGILKGNGTQAQENVVCANAGMAIATVENLSAQDGFARAKESIASGNAFKCFKKLQDLSK; encoded by the coding sequence ATGAAAGATCTTTTAAACAGACTAATTAGTCACGAAACTATTACAACCAGCGAGGCAAAACAGGCTATTTTTAATATCTCTGAAGGGAGATATTCAGAAACACAGATCGCAGCATTTCTTACGGTTTATATGATGAGAAGTATTACCATTCAGGAACTGGAAGGTTTCAGAGATGCATTACTCGAACTATGTGTAAAGGTAGATCTTAAGGATTACAACACCGTGGATCTTTGTGGGACCGGCGGTGATGGAAAGGATACTTTCAATATTTCAACAACTGCCTCATTCGTGACTGCAGGTGCCGGAGTTAAGGTGTCCAAACATGGTAATTACGGTGTATCTTCAGTAAGTGGAAGTTCCAATGTCATGGAATATCTTGGTATCAAGTTTAGCAGTGAACAGGGATTTCTTCAGAAAACATTGGAAGAAGCCAATATCTGCATCCTGCACGCTCCACTTTTTCACCCCGCGATGAAAAACGTTGCACCGGTAAGAAAAAGTCTGGCTGTAAAAACATTCTTCAATATGCTCGGACCTATGGTAAATCCTGCATTTCCTAAGAATCAACTGGTAGGCGTTTTCAGTTTGGAGCTGGCGCGAATGTATGCGTATCTTTATCAAAATACCGATAAGAATTACACAATACTCCATGCTCTCGATGGTTACGATGAAATTTCGTTAACCTGTGAGACCAAAAGCATTCGGAACGATTCTGAAAGTATGTTGAAACCAGAGGATTTTGGAGTTTCAGAATTGCAACAATCACAAATTGCCGGAGGTGGTTCGATTGAATCTTCCGCAGAAATATTAACCGGTATTCTGAAAGGCAATGGAACACAGGCGCAGGAGAATGTCGTATGCGCAAATGCCGGTATGGCCATTGCAACTGTTGAAAATTTAAGTGCCCAGGATGGTTTCGCCCGAGCTAAGGAATCTATTGCATCTGGAAATGCATTTAAATGTTTCAAGAAATTACAGGACTTAAGTAAATAA
- a CDS encoding 30S ribosomal protein THX, with protein MGRGDKKTKRGKIAIGTSGKLRPKRRKFKIKPTTLANQDKKELQ; from the coding sequence ATGGGTAGAGGTGATAAGAAAACTAAAAGAGGTAAGATCGCGATTGGAACCAGCGGGAAGCTAAGACCAAAACGTCGAAAATTTAAGATCAAACCTACTACACTGGCTAATCAGGATAAAAAAGAATTGCAGTGA
- the trpA gene encoding tryptophan synthase subunit alpha, whose protein sequence is MNRIQEKLKEDKKLLSIYFSAGFPNIDDTEQIIVDLEKSGVDFIEIGLPFSDPLADGPTIQESSTKALRNGMTTQKLFDQLKDIRPKVEIPLIMMGYFNPMLQYGVEEFCKKCAETGIDGLIIPDLPVDVYHEEYQELFEKYGLINIFLITPQTSEDRIRFIDSISNGFIYMVSSASVTGSTSGFGNETTDYFRRIHEMGLKNPQIVGFGIKDKETFKAATQFAKGAIIGSAFIKHLDIEGTSKISNFIEPIKL, encoded by the coding sequence ATGAATAGAATTCAGGAGAAATTAAAAGAAGACAAAAAACTTCTTTCCATATATTTTAGTGCAGGCTTTCCAAATATTGATGATACTGAACAGATCATTGTGGATCTTGAAAAAAGCGGTGTCGACTTTATCGAGATCGGCCTTCCCTTTAGTGATCCACTGGCAGATGGACCTACCATCCAGGAAAGTTCTACCAAAGCCCTTCGGAATGGGATGACCACTCAAAAGCTTTTTGATCAACTCAAAGATATCAGGCCCAAAGTTGAGATTCCGCTGATCATGATGGGTTATTTTAATCCTATGCTTCAATATGGAGTGGAGGAATTTTGTAAAAAGTGTGCTGAAACTGGTATCGACGGACTTATTATCCCAGACCTTCCAGTAGATGTGTACCACGAAGAATATCAGGAGCTTTTCGAAAAATATGGATTGATCAATATTTTTCTTATCACTCCTCAAACTTCAGAAGATAGAATCAGGTTTATAGATTCTATTTCCAATGGATTTATTTACATGGTGAGTAGCGCCAGTGTCACAGGATCTACTTCAGGTTTCGGAAATGAAACTACTGATTACTTCCGAAGAATTCATGAAATGGGTTTAAAAAATCCTCAGATCGTAGGTTTCGGTATTAAGGATAAGGAGACTTTCAAAGCAGCAACTCAATTTGCTAAAGGTGCAATTATTGGTAGTGCTTTTATAAAACATCTTGATATCGAGGGAACCTCGAAAATTTCAAATTTTATCGAACCTATCAAGCTTTAA
- a CDS encoding phosphoribosylanthranilate isomerase, producing the protein MQEQNLTTPASGQSSGLSLKVCGMQQPGNMLQVADLKPTYMGFIFYEKSPRYFEGKLPELPTNIKKTGVFVNEEISRILEIAKQHKLDAIQLHGEESAEFCQKLKNNFQQHGSTPELIKVFSVGDHFDFQKIQAFEGIADYFLFDTKGVLRGGNGKEFDWQILKEYPSNTPFFLSGGIGPEHGEAIAELKNHFYRAGKPDLLYAVDVNSKFELKPGLKKLKELKEFKQKINS; encoded by the coding sequence ATGCAGGAACAAAACTTAACAACCCCGGCCTCAGGACAAAGTTCTGGATTGAGTCTTAAAGTTTGCGGGATGCAGCAACCCGGAAACATGTTGCAGGTAGCCGATCTTAAACCTACTTACATGGGTTTTATATTTTACGAAAAATCTCCCCGCTATTTTGAAGGAAAACTTCCTGAACTCCCTACTAATATCAAAAAAACAGGAGTTTTCGTTAACGAAGAAATTTCAAGGATTCTGGAGATTGCAAAGCAGCATAAGCTTGATGCAATTCAGCTGCATGGGGAGGAGTCGGCAGAATTCTGTCAAAAGCTGAAGAATAATTTCCAGCAACATGGAAGCACTCCGGAGTTGATTAAGGTTTTTAGTGTTGGTGACCATTTTGATTTTCAGAAGATACAGGCATTCGAGGGTATTGCAGACTATTTCTTATTTGATACTAAAGGAGTTTTACGAGGAGGCAATGGAAAGGAATTCGACTGGCAGATTTTAAAAGAATATCCTTCTAATACACCATTTTTCCTTAGTGGCGGCATTGGACCCGAACATGGGGAAGCCATCGCCGAGTTGAAAAATCATTTCTATAGAGCAGGGAAACCAGATCTTCTTTATGCCGTAGATGTAAATAGTAAATTCGAATTGAAACCCGGATTAAAGAAATTGAAAGAATTAAAAGAGTTCAAACAAAAGATAAATTCATAA
- the trpB gene encoding tryptophan synthase subunit beta has translation MSYQVDEKGYYGDFGGAYIPEMLYPNVEELRSRYIKIMQEDSFQEEFHDLLREYVGRPTPLYYAKRFSEHYGTKVYLKREDLCHTGAHKVNNTVGQILMAQRLGKKRIIAETGAGQHGVATATVCALMGMECIVYMGEVDIERQSPNVARMKMLGAKVIPAKSGSRTLKDATNEAIRDWINNPVDTHYIIGSVVGPHPYPDMVARFQSVISEEIKYQLMEKENTEDPDYVIACVGGGSNAAGAYYHYLDNPKVGIIAVEAAGKGIDTGESAATSALGKPGIIHGSKTLLMQTGDGQITEPYSISAGLDYPGVGPMHANLFTSKRGDFISITDEAAMKAGLELAKLEGIIPAIETSHALAVFENRKFKKDDIVVVNLSGRGDKDLNTYIEYFNL, from the coding sequence ATGAGCTATCAGGTAGATGAAAAAGGATATTACGGGGATTTTGGGGGAGCTTATATTCCTGAAATGCTATATCCTAACGTAGAAGAACTGCGTTCAAGGTATATCAAGATCATGCAGGAAGATTCATTCCAGGAAGAGTTCCATGATCTACTGAGAGAATATGTAGGAAGACCTACCCCATTATATTATGCAAAACGCTTTAGCGAGCATTATGGAACTAAGGTATATTTAAAACGTGAGGATCTTTGCCATACTGGAGCGCATAAGGTTAACAACACTGTCGGGCAGATCCTGATGGCGCAAAGACTTGGAAAAAAGAGGATCATTGCTGAAACCGGAGCTGGACAACATGGCGTTGCGACGGCAACAGTTTGCGCCTTAATGGGAATGGAATGCATCGTTTATATGGGAGAGGTGGATATTGAAAGACAATCACCAAACGTTGCCAGAATGAAAATGCTGGGAGCAAAAGTAATTCCTGCAAAATCCGGTAGCCGTACCTTGAAGGATGCAACTAACGAAGCAATTCGTGACTGGATCAATAATCCTGTAGATACTCATTATATTATTGGTTCAGTAGTTGGACCACACCCCTATCCAGATATGGTGGCGAGGTTTCAAAGTGTTATTTCTGAAGAGATCAAGTATCAATTAATGGAAAAGGAAAATACAGAGGATCCTGACTATGTGATCGCTTGTGTTGGTGGTGGTAGCAACGCTGCCGGAGCCTATTACCATTATCTCGATAACCCAAAGGTTGGGATCATCGCGGTAGAAGCAGCTGGAAAAGGCATTGATACCGGGGAAAGTGCAGCAACCTCAGCATTGGGGAAACCCGGAATTATCCATGGTAGTAAAACGCTTCTTATGCAAACCGGCGACGGACAGATCACTGAACCGTATAGTATTTCAGCTGGCCTGGATTATCCTGGAGTTGGACCAATGCATGCTAACCTTTTTACCAGTAAAAGAGGAGACTTTATTAGCATTACAGATGAAGCAGCTATGAAAGCCGGTTTAGAACTAGCTAAGCTGGAAGGTATTATTCCCGCAATAGAAACCTCCCATGCCCTGGCAGTTTTTGAAAACCGAAAATTTAAGAAAGATGATATCGTTGTGGTCAACCTATCAGGAAGAGGCGACAAGGATTTGAACACATATATTGAATATTTCAATTTATAG